One window from the genome of Musa acuminata AAA Group cultivar baxijiao chromosome BXJ1-4, Cavendish_Baxijiao_AAA, whole genome shotgun sequence encodes:
- the LOC103991201 gene encoding remorin 4.1 — MDYERIHKPLSPRSAGFSPKKLRAMLLGVEKRRKEEEELESKTSLRSEPSEFDDGRASAADSCKDVECSTSSEMASGHRSRDHAMGFPRVKSQEEDSFEAENVSSGFEFQKAERTPPHRLTAAAAFVPPFSKPAPSKWDDAQKWIASPTSNRGGSKAGGGQARRGGLAGYVSRQAAAKVVLNVVEEADTKRVDGSQAKKEISGIKSVNWVGEPHPRLDLGVKPTVVVENPVVDSAVNLSWHDSSTSIQSATAFMTPAPTVRSVSMRDMGTEMTPIASQEPSRTGTPAGATSPLYSPTSSRPATPQRRAPVSTQTDSADCHDDLNDKEMSEKELQRKTRREIMVLGQKLGKTNIAAWAGKEEEDTDASISTITVSKDQPDKSVVEVRAAAWEEAEKTKYLARFKREEIKIQAWENHQKATIEAEMRKIEVEVERMRACAHEKLMNQLAAVRHKAEDKRAAAEVTRNQQASKTAQQAEYIRRTGRIPSSFSCWSWCS, encoded by the exons ATGGACTACGAACGCATCCACAAGCCTTTGTCGCCTCGG AGCGCTGGATTCTCCCCTAAGAAGTTGCGGGCGATGCTGCTTGGagtggagaagaggaggaaggaagaggaggagctcGAATCGAAGACTTCGTTGAGATCCGAACCCTCTGAGTTCGATGACGGGA GGGCCAGTGCGGCGGATAGCTGCAAGGATGTAGAGTGCTCCACCTCGTCGGAGATGGCGAGCGGCCACAGATCGAGAGATCACGCGATGGGGTTTCCGAGGGTTAAGTCACAAGAAGAGGACTCTTTCGAAGCGGAGAATGTGTCATCTGGCTTCGAGTTCCAGAAGGCGGAGCGAACGCCGCCGCACCGGTTGACGGCTGCAGCAGCGTTCGTGCCGCCGTTCTCGAAGCCGGCACCGTCGAAATGGGACGATGCACAGAAGTGGATTGCGAGCCCCACATCGAACCGAGGTGGGAGTAAGGCCGGTGGAGGGCAGGCGAGGAGGGGAGGTTTGGCGGGATACGTCAGCCGACAGGCTGCGGCGAAGGTTGTTTTGAATGTCGTAGAGGAAGCAGACACTAAGAGGGTGGACGGAAGCCAAGCGAAGAAGGAAATCAGTGGGATTAAGAGCGTGAATTGGGTTGGAGAGCCTCATCCTCGTTTGGATTTAGGGGTGAAGCCTACGGTTGTGGTGGAGAATCCTGTGGTTGATTCTGCTG TGAATCTTAGTTGGCATGATTCATCCACATCTATTCAGAGTGCAACTGCATTTATGACACCCGCACCAACTGTTAGGTCTGTATCCATGAGAGATATGGGCACAGAAATGACTCCTATTGCAAGTCAGGAGCCTTCTCGTACAGGAACTCCCGCGGGAGCAACTTCACCACTTTACAGCCCAACTTCTTCCCGGCCAGCAACTCCACAAAGAAGAGCTCCAGTTTCAACCCAGACTGACTCAGCTGACTGCCATGACGATTTGAACGATAAGGAGATGTCTGAAAAGGAGCTACAAAGGAAAACTAGGAGGGAAATAATGGTGCTAGGCCAAAAATTGGGCAAGACAAACATAGCTGCATGGGCcggcaaggaagaagaagatactgATGCATCAATTTCAACTATCACTGTGTCGAAGGATCAGCCAGACAAAAGTGTCGTCGAAGTGCGTGCAGCAGCCTGGGAAGAAGCAGAAAAGACCAAGTATCTTGCTAG GTTTAAACGAGAAGAGATCAAGATCCAAGCATGGGAAAATCATCAAAAAGCTACGATTGAAGCTGAAATGAGGAAGATTGAG GTAGAGGTGGAAAGAATGAGGGCCTGTGCACATGAGAAGTTAATGAACCAGCTAGCAGCTGTAAGACACAAGGCTGAAGATAAACGTGCTGCGGCCGAAGTCACAAGGAATCAGCAAGCTTCCAAAACTGCTCAGCAAGCAGAGTACATCAGAAGAACAGGTCGAATTCCTTCTTCATTTTCCTGCTGGAGTTGGTGCTCCTAG